The Pseudonocardia broussonetiae DNA segment TTCTCGGCGTCGGCGCGCAGCGCCTCGAGCAGCACCTCGGTGGTGAAGACGTAGTTGCCCATCGACGCGAACGTCACGTCGGGGTCGTCGGGCACCGACGGCGGGTCGGAGGGCTTCTCCAGGAACTCGATGATCTTCCCGGACTCGTCGGAGTTGATGACGCCGAACGCCTTCGCCTCCGCGCGCGGCACCCGGATCCCGGCGACGGTGACGCCCGCGCCGCTCTCGATGTGCTGGGTGATCATCTGCGCCGGGTCCATGCGGTAGACGTGGTCGGCACCGAAGACCGCGATGTAGTCGGGGCGCTCGTCGTAGACGAGGTTGAGGCTCTGGAAGATCGCGTCGGCGCTGCCGGTGTACCAGCGGCGGCCGAGCCGCTGCTGCGCCGGGACCGTGGTGATGTACTGCCCGAGCACGCTCGAGAGCCGCCACGTCGTGGAGATGTGCCGGTCGAGGCTGTGCGACTTGTACTGCGTGAGCACGCAGATGCGGTGCAGGCCCGCGTTGACCAGGTTCGACAGCACGAAGTCGATCAACCGGTAGTTGCCGCCGAAGGGCACCGCGGGCTTGGCGCGGTCGGCGGTGAGCGGCCACAGCCGCTTGCCCTCGCCACCCGCCAGGACGATCCCCAGCACGTTGGCCGACAGAGGGCGGGGCGCGGCGGCCGACAGCCGAGCGCCCGTCACAGCAGCCATCCCCGCACCGTCACGGTGGTGACCCTAGTGCGCCGACACCGTGCGCGGCCACAGCTGGAGGCGTGCAGAAGACGACAGCGCGCCGAACGCCCGGGGCGGCTACGGTGCACGGCGTGCGCATCGGCCTGCTCACCCGTGAATACCCGCCCGACGTCTACGGGGGGGCCGGGGTCCATGTCGAGCACCTGGTTCCTGCTCTGCGGTCGCTGGTCGACGTCGATGTCCACTGCTTCGGGGAACCCCGTCCGGAGGCACTCGACACCCACGCGCACCGCGCACCCGGCGCGCTGGCGGGCGCCAACCCCGCCCTGCAGACCCTCGGCGTCGACCTGTCGATGGTGGCGGGGCTCGAGGGCGTCGACCTCGCGCACTCCCACACCTGGTACGCCAACATGGCCGGGCACCTGGCGAAGATCCTGCACGGCGTGCCGCACGTCGTCACCGCGCACTCGCTGGAGCCGCGCCGGCCGTGGAAGGCCGAGCAGCTCGGCGGCGGCTACCGGCTCTCGTCCTGGGTGGAGCGCACGTCCTACGAGTACGCCGACGCCGTGATCGCGGTGAGCGCCGGGATGCGCACCGACGTGCTCGAGTGCTACCCCGCGCTCGACCCCTCGCGCGTGCACGTCGTCCACAACGGCATCGACACCGACTTCTACCACCCCGACGCCGGGCGCGACGCCGTCCGCGCGGCGGGCGTCGACCCCGACCGGCCGATCGTCGTCTTCGTCGGGCGGATCACCCGGCAGAAGGGGCTGGGGCACCTCGTCGCGGCCGCGCACCACATCGACCCGAGCGCGCAGGTCGTGCTCTGCGCCGGCGCCCCGGACACCCCCGAGATCGCCGAGGAGACCGAGAAGGCCGTCGCCGAGCTCGCGTCCTCGCGCGGCAACGTCGTGTGGGTCAAGGGCATGCTGCCCACCGCCGACGTGCGGCAGCTGCTCTCCGCGGCCACCGTGTTCGTCTGCCCCTCGGTCTACGAGCCGCTGGGCATCGTCAACCTCGAGGCGATGGCCTGCGGCACCGCCGTCGTGGCGTCGGACGTGGGCGGGATCCCGGAGGTCGTCGACGACGGCGTCACCGGCACGCTCGTGCACTTCTCCGACCAGGGTTCCGGCCACGAGCACGAGCAGGAGGCGTTCCGCACCGGCCTGGCCGACGCCGTCAACGCCCTGCTCGCCGACCCCGCCCGCGCCGCGGCGATGGGCGCCGCCGGGCGGGAGCGCGCCGTGCGCGAGTTCGCGTGGGAGCAGGCGGCCGAGCGGACCGTGGAGATCTACCGCGCGCTCGTCTGAGCCGCGCACCCCGCCACAACGACGAACGGCACCCGCCGCGCGGGGTCGCGCGGGGGTGCCGTGCCGTTCGGCGGGCCGGGACCGGCCCGCGGTGGCGTCAGCCGGATGCGGCCTTGAGGGCGTCGCCGAGGTCGCTGGCCTCTTCGGCCGACATCTCCACGACCAGGCGGCCACCGCCCTCCAGCGGGACGCGCATGACGATGCCGCGCCCCTCCTTGGTCACCTCCAGGGGACCGTCACCGGTACGGGGCTTCATAGCCGCCATCTCGTGCTCCTC contains these protein-coding regions:
- the glgC gene encoding glucose-1-phosphate adenylyltransferase — its product is MAAVTGARLSAAAPRPLSANVLGIVLAGGEGKRLWPLTADRAKPAVPFGGNYRLIDFVLSNLVNAGLHRICVLTQYKSHSLDRHISTTWRLSSVLGQYITTVPAQQRLGRRWYTGSADAIFQSLNLVYDERPDYIAVFGADHVYRMDPAQMITQHIESGAGVTVAGIRVPRAEAKAFGVINSDESGKIIEFLEKPSDPPSVPDDPDVTFASMGNYVFTTEVLLEALRADAENGDSEHDMGGDIIPRLVDEGQASVYDFAENVVPGATDRDSGYWRDVGTIDAYYEAHNDLWSVHPIFNLYNDRWPIRTASAPLPPAKFVEGGIAQDSIVGSGTIISGAIVRRSVISPNVLVHAGAEVSDSVILPGVRIGRGAVVRGAILDKNVQIPDGALVGVDLATDRARYTVSPGGVVVLGKGMTAL
- the glgA gene encoding glycogen synthase, with the protein product MRIGLLTREYPPDVYGGAGVHVEHLVPALRSLVDVDVHCFGEPRPEALDTHAHRAPGALAGANPALQTLGVDLSMVAGLEGVDLAHSHTWYANMAGHLAKILHGVPHVVTAHSLEPRRPWKAEQLGGGYRLSSWVERTSYEYADAVIAVSAGMRTDVLECYPALDPSRVHVVHNGIDTDFYHPDAGRDAVRAAGVDPDRPIVVFVGRITRQKGLGHLVAAAHHIDPSAQVVLCAGAPDTPEIAEETEKAVAELASSRGNVVWVKGMLPTADVRQLLSAATVFVCPSVYEPLGIVNLEAMACGTAVVASDVGGIPEVVDDGVTGTLVHFSDQGSGHEHEQEAFRTGLADAVNALLADPARAAAMGAAGRERAVREFAWEQAAERTVEIYRALV
- a CDS encoding DUF3117 domain-containing protein; this translates as MAAMKPRTGDGPLEVTKEGRGIVMRVPLEGGGRLVVEMSAEEASDLGDALKAASG